The Chryseobacterium sp. LJ668 genome segment ACTTTATCCGGGAACTGGCTTTTTACCTCCAGACCAACTGCCTGTCCGAGATGGGTTTTTCCTACACCATAACCTCCATATAAAAACAATGGGTTAAAGGCTGTAGAACCAGGCCTTTTAGCAATGGATCTTGCTACTGTGGAAGCAAATTTATTACTTTCACCTTCCACATAATTATCAAAAGAAAAATCTGCTTTCAGATTAGAATCAATATTTACTTTTTTAATTCCGGGAACTACAAACGGATTCACAATATTGGATGAAAAACCCTGAGGCATGGTTTCCTGCATTTTTGGTGTAGGTACCGTCTTACCTTTCATATTCATGGTAACGGGTTTTTCTAAACCGCTGGGTTTATTTTCCATTACAGAATACCAAAGTTTTACACCTTTACCAATATTTTTCTTCAGGGCAGCAGAAAGCAATGATAAATAGTTATCTTCAATATATTCTTTATAAAAATCACTCGGCACCATCAATGTAAGATTATTATCAACCAAAGAAATCGGCTGTACTTTATCAAACAGTAAGTCGAACGATTTTTCGAGCTTTTTAAGATCAGAATTGTCTTCAGCTGCGTTTAGATTGTCCCGCATAAACTGAAGGCATCTCTGCCATATCATCATTAAATTTTCATCCATTTTTTATGCCCTGGTTTATTGTGAGGTTAGTAGTTTTTATTAGGAAGACAAAGGTGTCATTTTTTAATTATAAAAAAAAATATTGCAGGTATTGATTATTAAAAAATATATTTGTATGTATAAATTAAAATTTAAGATGATACACACAACTCACACAATACGAGTGCGTTACGCAGAAACAGACCCTATGAAATACGTTTATTACGGCAACTACGCTGCATATTTTGAGTTGGGGAGAGTCGAGCTTTTCAGAAGCATAGGTATATCATATGACGAGATAGAAAAGCTGGGAATCTGGCTTCCCGTTTCTGATTACAATATTAAGTATTTAAAACCAGCTTTGTACGATCAAAAATTAGAAATTCACACTTATGTAAAAAAAATTCCGGGAGTACGGATAGAATTTGAATATGAAATTTATAACGAAGAAAAAATAAAAATTACGGAAGCCCGAACAACGCTTTTCTTTTTGGATGCTGCGACCAATAAAGTAATAAAGTGCCCTGACTTTTTAATGAAACTAATTGAGGAAAATTGGAAAGAAGATCAAGTAAAAATCAGTTGATGTAATTTGCGTAATGTATTAATACTTCTCAAATTCCTATATTTGAAAATAAATCTGATCTATGAGTTCTGTTTTTGCTATTGTTGTCGTATTGATGGTGCTTCTTATACTCGTTTATCATAAACTCAGCAGAAGAATCGATCTATTAGAAAAGCAGATTTCTGATTTGTCTAAGAAAGCGGTTCCTAAACATCAAGAAACACCGGAACAAAAAATAGCCAATCAATCTATTGAAGCATCTGATCCAGAAATTCAATCTCAAAATGTAAAGACACCAATACAAAATTTTGAAGAATCTGAGCCTCAGAAAGATTGGCTGACTCCGGTTTTTGATTTCCTTCGGCAGAACGCTTTGGCTATAATGGGTATTTTTACACTTGTTCTGGGTATTGGTTATTTTGTAAAATATGCCATTGATAAAAACTGGATCGGAGAAACATCACGCGCGGGAATCGGGTTTATTGCTGCAGCACTTATTATCGTAACCGGGCATTTTCTGAGAAAAAATTACACCGTCTTCTCCTCTATTATTACAGGTGGCGGCATTGCAGTTTTGTATTTTACGACAACGATTGCATTTCGGGAATATCAGATTTTTTCGCAAAATTCTGCGTTTCTGATTACTTGTCTGATTACTTTTCTTTCGATTGCACTTTCTTATCATTATAAAAGTGAGATTTTAATCATTTTTTCTCTGTTCGGTGGATTTTTAGCACCTTTAATGATCAGTACCGGACAAAGCAATTTTCTTTTTTTATTTACTTATTTATCTGTTTTGAATGCAGGAATGCTAATTGTTGCCTACCTAAGACAATGGAAAAGCATCGGCTGGATTTCATTTATATTCACATCTATTTACCTATTTTTCTGGACGATGGAAAAAGCAGAAATAACTGCCATTCCATTTTACGGGATTACGTATCTTATTTTTTATGCGTTTGCACTTCAGAACTATTTCAAAAAAAATATTTTAGAACACCTTGACATCTTAATGCTTGTTTTAATTAATTTCTCAAGCGTTGCAGGACTGGTTTTTATATTTAAAGAATTACAGATTTTCCCGGCTTCTTTATTTCCGGTTGTTTTTACGTTCATCAATGCAGTTGGCTGGTATAGAGAATATCAGAAGAAAAATTTCGGTACCAATTATTCAGTTTTTACAAGCATCATCATCAGTCTGATCACCTTTGCATTTGCGCTCGAACTGAAGACCCACCTCATTACAAGTCTTTGGGCCATTGAATCGAGCCTGCTATTATACATATGGAAAAAAACCAATCACAAAATTTTCAAAATTTTCTTTTACGTGCTGTTTCCAATGGTCATATTGTCTCAGATGGTGACCTGGGCAAGATATCTTGATTCGGGCTCTATGAATGTGATTTTCAATCCGGTTTTCATTACAAGTATGGTGTTGATTGGAAGCTGTTTTATGAATTTGTTCTTGCTTAAAAAGGATGCTGATGAAGAAAAGTCGGAATTAGAATTTTATGAAAATATATTTAAAATCTTATGCATTTCGGTGATTTATTTTTCGGTTTTATTCGAAATTATTTATCATATTTCAGATGAAAGTCTAGTTTTTATCTTTATAATTGGTTTTTTATTTACCATTTATTATTTATTCATATTAATTCTTTTCGGCAAAAAACTCAGCTTCAGCAAAGACTTCCAGATAGGATTGATTTATGTATTTTTATTATTGCTTTTTGGACATATTTTAACTTCACAAGTTGCTAAAGAAATTATCAGCAATAAAATAGATTACGGTTTTTTCTTTGTTCACTTACTGTATATTCCTGTGTTTATTTATTTAATTTTAAAAATACTTCCAAAGTCAGAATTTATTAAAATTAACATTTCGTATTGGGTAATTTCTTTGATTATTATTTTGGTTTTCAGTTTTGAATTGTATCGCTCTTATGTATTAATAAATGCTGATAAAACTGATGAGATTTATACGCTTGAAAAGCATTTTAATATGTTGTATCTACCTATAATTTGGGCAGTTTTGGCGTGCCTTTTTATTTATTTTGGCTTGAAAAAAACTATTTCGGAATTCAACAAAATCGGTTTCAGTTTATTTGGTATAATGATTTTAAAACTTTACGCTTACGATGTATGGCAAATGGATAATGTTTCAAGAATTATTGCATTTATTATTTTGGGAATTATTTTACTGCTCAGTTCGTTTATGTTTCAGCGCCTGAAAAATATCATAACCAATCTTGTTGAAAAGAAAGATGATCCTGCTAATAAAAATCTGTAAACACATGATTAAATCAATTATTTGTACTTATTTTTAAATTATTTTAATTTTTTACTGACTATTTGTAAAAAATAAGTATATTTATCACGTTTTTAGCAATGATGTTTCAAGTAAAAATCAAAGTTAAGATGATTGTAACTTACTTAGCAGAATATTGCAGTAAATAGTCAACATAAAAATAATATCTACATATGAAAAAAGCTCTCTACTCTTTATTAATATTTGCTTCAGCAACATTATTTGCGCAAAAAAACCCGACTGTAAAATTTGCCATCTCTAACGATGCTGTGGGTACAGTTGCCATGTTTGATGCGAAAAAAGAATATGTTCAAAGCGTGAATGTTTTTAAAACAAAAGCAAATCTCCCACAAAATCTTAAGAAATTTGATTATCTGGCTGATAACGGATTGGCTGAAGTAAAATTCAAAAAAGACTTCGGAACTTTAGATTACATGTCTCTTGCAAATTTCAACGCGCAGTATGGTCTTCCAAAAGACACACCTGTCTTCATCGAAGGCTATGAATTCAAAAATACAGACACCAACATTTTTGCAGACATGATTGCAGATATGAAAGTTGCAACCGTGGAAGGTAAAAAAGCTTTGGTTATTACTACAGTTAAAAAATAATATTTAGAATTATATTTTTCAAAACGGATATTCATACTTGATTATCCGTTTTTTTAGTATTTATTGGTCCATTTTTTCTTAAGTTCTTCGTAGATCTTTTTTTCAGTGGCATTGTTTCCTGGCTCATAAAATTTAACATCCTTTATTTCTTCCGGCAAAAAATCCTGATCTACAAAATTACCTTCATATGAATGGGCATATTTATATTCTTTTCCGTAATCAAGATCTTTCATCAGTTTGGTCGGAGCATTCCTTAAATGTAACGGAACCGGTAGATTTCCCGTCTTTTTCACAAAAGCCAAAGCATCATTGATTGCCGCGTACGCAGAATTACTTTTAGGTGAAACCGCCAGATAAATCGCCGTTTCGCTTAATAAAATCCTGGCTTCAGGATTTCCGATAACGTTGATCGCCTGAAAACAATTATTGGCGATGATCAAAGCATTTGGATTGGCCAGACCTACATCTTCCGAAGCCAGAATCAGCATTCTTCGTGCGATAAATTTAATATCTTCTCCTCCTGCAATCATTCTTGCGAGCCAATATACTGCTCCATTGGGATCGCTTCCGCGCATTGATTTGATGAAAGCAGAAATGATATCATAATGCTGCTCTCCATTTTTATCATAAAGCGCCATCGTTTCCTGCAACACTCCCATGACATCATCATTAGTGATCTCTTTTGTATCAGAATTAATAAACTGGCTCAAGACCAGTTCTACAGAATTGATCAATTTCCTGCCATCACCACCAGAATATTGAATGAAAGCCTGTTTCTCCTTAATTTTGAAATCAGTTTTTTCATCTGTATTAAATCTCTCCAAAGCAACATCTATAAGCTCTTCGAGTTTTTCATGGCTTAAAGCTCTTAAAATATACACCTGACTTCTTGAAAGTAAAGCCGAAACCACTTCAAAACTCGGGTTTTCTGTAGTCGCACCGATGAGAACAATCCATCCTTTTTCCACGGCATGAAGCAATGAATCCTGCTGAGATTTATTAAAACGGTGAATTTCATCAATAAAAAGAATAGGAGATTTTCCGGAAAATAAATTCTGCTTTTTAGCATCCTCAATGACATCACGCACATCTTTTACACCTGATGATACTGCAGAAAGCTTAAAAAATTTTCGCCCGGATTTTTCTGAAATGATCTCTGCCAAAGTAGTTTTCCCCGTTCCCGGAGGTCCCCAAAGAATAAGAGAATTCAGCGCATCATTCTCCAGCATCTTCCGGATGGTTCCTTTTTCGCCGGTCAGATGTTCCTGCCCCAAGACTTCATCTAAGGTTTTAGGTCGCATTCTTTCGGCTAATGGAGTATTCTGACTCAAAATTTTATGATTTGATTAAATGAAATTTATTTAATGTTCAGATTTTAAATTAATGATCGATTAATGGTCAAAATAAAAATAGAAACGCATTATTGCGACGATAAACACTTATTTATGACTCTGAAACTTCTAACAAATTTAAACTAATTTTGAAATTTTTAGCCTATTTTTGCATTGTTTTGAAACTTACATTCAATAAAATCATTACATCACCTTTGGTAATTTTAATAAGATTTTACCAGTGGTTTATCTCGCCTTTACTTCCGAAAAACTGCCGATATGAGCCAACCTGTTCGCATTATATGGTAGAATCTCTACAGGTTCACGGTATTTTCAAAGGATTTTGGCTAGGTGCAAAAAGGATTTCTAAGTGTCATCCTTGGGGAGGAAGTGGTCACGATCCTGTTCCACCAAAAAAAATAAATAACATTCAAACGAACTATAAAAAATAGAAATGAGCAATATTTTTTTCAGAATTTACCTTTTCATCTTTGCGATTACAACGCAGTGTTTTTTTGCACAAAACAATTCGGTTGGCTTGTCTGAGGGAACTTTAAAAGTAAATTCCACAGAAATTCCTGTTAAAATTTTTTCAACTTCAGAACTTCCTGAACTTGATTCATTTGCTAACCTGAAAACTACTCAAAATACATTGGTGATTTTTAACAAATCAAATCTGGAAGTATCGCACTTCATGAATAGCTCAATGATTTTAGATAAATTTAAAACAAACAATTATCAATTTTTCGATAAAGACTTTAGAGTTGTTGAAAATATTACAGTGACTGAAGATAATATTGAAACTCTTAAATATGCTGTTAAATCTCCCGCTCTAATCAAATCTACTGATAATGTTGAGCTAAAAACTCCTTTCAAAATTTGGGATCCTTCAACGGGAATCCATTTAGGACCAATCACTCTGCATTTTTACAGTTTAATGTTCATTTTTGCTTTCGGAATTGGATATTTTCTAATGACAAAAATGTACTCTATTGACGGAGTTGACACAAAATATGTAGAGCCATTCTTCACTTGGACTTTGATTGGAACAATCCTGGGAGCAAGATTGGGTCACGTTATTTTTTATCAGCCGGAATTATTTAAAGAAGATTTCTGGAGTGTATTTTTGCCGATCAGCACTAAAAACGGATTAAAATTTACAGGATTTGCAGGATTGGCAAGTCATGGAGCAACGCTCGCAGTCATTGTGACAACTCTTTATTACTCATATAAAATCGTTAAAAAAAATCCGCTTTGGGTATTTGACAGATTGGGTATCGTAGTAGCAATTGGAGGGGCATTTGTGAGAATGGGTAATTTTTTCAATTCTGAAATCATTGGCAAACCTGTTGATCCTACATCGCCATTTGCATTATTTTTTCCGCAACAAAGCGGCGAATACGGAGTAACTGTAACACGCTATCCTACCCAATTGTTTGAAGCTGCAGGTTATGTGTCACTATTTATTCTTTTATGGGTTTTATACAGAAAAACAGACAAAAAATATCAGCAGGGATGGCTGTTCGGGTTGTTCTTTTTCCTTCTTTGGGCCATCAGATTTTTCGTAGAATTCCTGAAAATGCCACAAGGTGACGAGGTTATTTCATTCGGCGGATTAAATACAGGACAGATCTTATCAATACCCTTTATGATTGCCGGATTGGTGATTATGGTTTATTCTAAAAATAATAAAATCGCTCCTGAAACAAAAAAAACTGTTTAAAGAAAAATTAAAATAAATAATTGAAAGTCACAACTGAGTTGTGGCTTTTTTATTGAGCATCAAAAATACATTTCCAAGCTCATCAATAACATCAGTCGGAAGCATAGACTCTTTAGAAAATTTGTCAGCAGCAAAATCTGCCGCTTTACCATGAAGCCAGACTCCGAAAATACATGCATTTTCCGGAGAATATTTTTGAGCCAAAAGCGACGTGATTATACCTGTCAAAATATCACCGCTGCCTCCTTTGGCCAATCCTGAATTTCCGGTAGTGTTATAAAACACTTTTCCTTCGGGAGTAATGATTTGCGTGTGATGATCTTTTAAAACAATAAAAATCTGCAATTCTTTTGCTTTTGTCCTGGCTAACTCCAGTCGCTCAAAAGAATTTTCAGTGGGACCAAAAAGCCTTTCAAATTCTTTGGGATGCGGAGTTATGATTGAGTTTCCCGGTATCAGCTGGATGCTTTTTTTATTATTTGAGATGAGATTTAAAGCGTCTGCATCTAGTAAAAGATGATTTTCTGTTTGTTTTAAAAATTTTAATAGTGCCTTCTCTGTCAAAGAATTAGTACTTAATCCCGGACCGATGCCATACACTGCATTTTGCTGAATATCAATTTCTTCTGTAAATTTTTCTCCGCCGGAAATAAACATGGCTTCAGGACAGCTGGTTTGCAGAATTTCGTAACCACAGTTTGGTGCGATCGTAAATGTGAGTCCTGCGCCGGTTTTTAAAGCCGATTTTGTTGCTAGAACTGCCGCACCGATCTTTCCATAACTTCCCGCGACGATGATTGCTTTACCATAAGATCCTTTGTGGGCAAATTCGTTTCTCGGCCAGAAGATTGATTCAATCATTTGATCATCGATAACAAAATAGTCACTTGCTGACTTTTCTATAAAATCTTTGCTTAAATTAATATCTAAAACAATAACCTCTCCTGTAAATTTTCCTGTTTCGGGATGAAGAAAAGTCTGTTTCCAAAGCTGAAAGGTCAATGTGTAGTCTGCTTTAAAAACAGTCTGACTTTCTTCTAAAATTTTGTCAGAAAATAGTCCGGACGGAACATCAATTGAAATCTTAATTTGCTTTAGTGTATTGAGCTTACTAATGATTTCAGCGTAACTTCCTTGCAACTTTCTGGATAATCCGGTACCGAAAAGCGCATCGATAATAATGGTTTTCTGATCAAACTCAATACCGGCAATTTCTTTAAAGTCACGAATAGAAATTCCTGAAATCTCTTTTAATTTTTGATAATTAATTTGGGCATCTTCAGAAAACTTTTTATTTGATTCATCGATAAAAACATCCACATCAAAACCTTTCAGGTAAAGCAATCTTGAAATAGCAAAACCGTCCCCGCCATTATTTCCTTTTCCGCAAAAAACTGCAAATTTTGTGTGATTCTTACCATTTTCAAAAATCCATCTTGCACAAGTAGCAGCAGCTCTTTCCATTAATAAAATAGAAGCGATGGGTTCGTTTTTAATCGTAAATTGATCTGCAGATTTTATGGTTTCTGCTGTGAGAATTTTCATTGAAAAATGTTTTAACTAAATTTAATGATTATAATTTATAAATAAATAGAATATGATCTCAAAAACAGTACTTATTTTTACACGATTACTATTTTTAAATTATAATTTTGTGTTAAACATTAAAAAATATAAATTATGGGATTTGTGAAAGAATTTAAAGCATTTGCCTTTAAAGGCAACGTTGTAGACTTAGCAGTCGGTGTAATCATTGGTGCAGCATTCAGCGCAATCGTAAAATCATTTGTAGATGACATCATTACTCCCCTGCTGCTTAATCCTGCTTTGGAAAAAGCCAATGTAAAAAATATCGCTGAACTTTCCTGGAACGGCGTAAAATACGGTAACTTTTTATCTTCTATCATAAGCTTTCTGATTGTGGCTTTTGTACTATTCATGATGATCAAAGGAATTAACAGGCTAAGTAGAAAAGAGGAAGAAATACCTGCTCCCGCAGGACCTACTGAAGATCAAAAATTATTGATGGAAATCAGAGATCTGCTAAAAAGCAAAAACAATATATAAAATAAACCCGCCGCAAATAAATTTGCGGCGGGTTTATTTTATTTGAGAAATTTCCCTAATGAATCTGTAAAATACTTGAAATCTGTTCGGCTAAAGAAAGCCCGATTCTATCCTGTGCTTCTAAAGTTGAAGCACCAGTATGTGGGGTTAATGAAATTTTAGAATGATTCAGAATTTCTTTTGATGGAGTTGGCTCGTTGATGAAAACATCAAGACCTGCAAACTTTACTTTTCCCGAATCTAAAGCTTCGATCAAAGCAGTTTCATCAATCACACCGCCTCTTGAGCAATTTACAATTGCCACACCATTTTTCATGATTTCGAATTCGTTTTTACCAATCATAAAACCTTCTTTCTGAGCCGGAACATGAAGGGTAATAAAATCTGAATGTTTCAGAACTTCCTGTAACGGTTCGGTTTCTATATCAACATTGATAAACTGATTGTTGTAAAATTTTACTTTTATACTTGCTTTTCCAACATTATTATCTGCTGCGACGACTCTCATTCCCAAACCTAAAGCGATTCTCGCTACTTCCTGCCCAATTCTTCCCATCCCTACAATTCCGATGGTTTTTCCTCTCAGTTCGATCCCTGCAGCATAAGCTTTTTTAAGACCCGCAAATTCAGTATCGCCGACAAGTGGCATTTTTCGGTTTGAATCCTGTAAAAACCTTGAACCTGAAAAAAGATGTGCAAAAACTAGCTCAGCAACAGATTCTGACGATGCTGAAGGAGTATTGATCACATGAATACCTTTTTCTCTTGCATAATC includes the following:
- a CDS encoding acyl-CoA thioesterase; the encoded protein is MIHTTHTIRVRYAETDPMKYVYYGNYAAYFELGRVELFRSIGISYDEIEKLGIWLPVSDYNIKYLKPALYDQKLEIHTYVKKIPGVRIEFEYEIYNEEKIKITEARTTLFFLDAATNKVIKCPDFLMKLIEENWKEDQVKIS
- a CDS encoding DUF2339 domain-containing protein, with product MSSVFAIVVVLMVLLILVYHKLSRRIDLLEKQISDLSKKAVPKHQETPEQKIANQSIEASDPEIQSQNVKTPIQNFEESEPQKDWLTPVFDFLRQNALAIMGIFTLVLGIGYFVKYAIDKNWIGETSRAGIGFIAAALIIVTGHFLRKNYTVFSSIITGGGIAVLYFTTTIAFREYQIFSQNSAFLITCLITFLSIALSYHYKSEILIIFSLFGGFLAPLMISTGQSNFLFLFTYLSVLNAGMLIVAYLRQWKSIGWISFIFTSIYLFFWTMEKAEITAIPFYGITYLIFYAFALQNYFKKNILEHLDILMLVLINFSSVAGLVFIFKELQIFPASLFPVVFTFINAVGWYREYQKKNFGTNYSVFTSIIISLITFAFALELKTHLITSLWAIESSLLLYIWKKTNHKIFKIFFYVLFPMVILSQMVTWARYLDSGSMNVIFNPVFITSMVLIGSCFMNLFLLKKDADEEKSELEFYENIFKILCISVIYFSVLFEIIYHISDESLVFIFIIGFLFTIYYLFILILFGKKLSFSKDFQIGLIYVFLLLLFGHILTSQVAKEIISNKIDYGFFFVHLLYIPVFIYLILKILPKSEFIKINISYWVISLIIILVFSFELYRSYVLINADKTDEIYTLEKHFNMLYLPIIWAVLACLFIYFGLKKTISEFNKIGFSLFGIMILKLYAYDVWQMDNVSRIIAFIILGIILLLSSFMFQRLKNIITNLVEKKDDPANKNL
- a CDS encoding replication-associated recombination protein A, giving the protein MSQNTPLAERMRPKTLDEVLGQEHLTGEKGTIRKMLENDALNSLILWGPPGTGKTTLAEIISEKSGRKFFKLSAVSSGVKDVRDVIEDAKKQNLFSGKSPILFIDEIHRFNKSQQDSLLHAVEKGWIVLIGATTENPSFEVVSALLSRSQVYILRALSHEKLEELIDVALERFNTDEKTDFKIKEKQAFIQYSGGDGRKLINSVELVLSQFINSDTKEITNDDVMGVLQETMALYDKNGEQHYDIISAFIKSMRGSDPNGAVYWLARMIAGGEDIKFIARRMLILASEDVGLANPNALIIANNCFQAINVIGNPEARILLSETAIYLAVSPKSNSAYAAINDALAFVKKTGNLPVPLHLRNAPTKLMKDLDYGKEYKYAHSYEGNFVDQDFLPEEIKDVKFYEPGNNATEKKIYEELKKKWTNKY
- the yidD gene encoding membrane protein insertion efficiency factor YidD, which translates into the protein MKLTFNKIITSPLVILIRFYQWFISPLLPKNCRYEPTCSHYMVESLQVHGIFKGFWLGAKRISKCHPWGGSGHDPVPPKKINNIQTNYKK
- the lgt gene encoding prolipoprotein diacylglyceryl transferase, whose product is MFIFAFGIGYFLMTKMYSIDGVDTKYVEPFFTWTLIGTILGARLGHVIFYQPELFKEDFWSVFLPISTKNGLKFTGFAGLASHGATLAVIVTTLYYSYKIVKKNPLWVFDRLGIVVAIGGAFVRMGNFFNSEIIGKPVDPTSPFALFFPQQSGEYGVTVTRYPTQLFEAAGYVSLFILLWVLYRKTDKKYQQGWLFGLFFFLLWAIRFFVEFLKMPQGDEVISFGGLNTGQILSIPFMIAGLVIMVYSKNNKIAPETKKTV
- a CDS encoding NAD(P)H-hydrate dehydratase, translated to MKILTAETIKSADQFTIKNEPIASILLMERAAATCARWIFENGKNHTKFAVFCGKGNNGGDGFAISRLLYLKGFDVDVFIDESNKKFSEDAQINYQKLKEISGISIRDFKEIAGIEFDQKTIIIDALFGTGLSRKLQGSYAEIISKLNTLKQIKISIDVPSGLFSDKILEESQTVFKADYTLTFQLWKQTFLHPETGKFTGEVIVLDINLSKDFIEKSASDYFVIDDQMIESIFWPRNEFAHKGSYGKAIIVAGSYGKIGAAVLATKSALKTGAGLTFTIAPNCGYEILQTSCPEAMFISGGEKFTEEIDIQQNAVYGIGPGLSTNSLTEKALLKFLKQTENHLLLDADALNLISNNKKSIQLIPGNSIITPHPKEFERLFGPTENSFERLELARTKAKELQIFIVLKDHHTQIITPEGKVFYNTTGNSGLAKGGSGDILTGIITSLLAQKYSPENACIFGVWLHGKAADFAADKFSKESMLPTDVIDELGNVFLMLNKKATTQL
- the mscL gene encoding large conductance mechanosensitive channel protein MscL; amino-acid sequence: MGFVKEFKAFAFKGNVVDLAVGVIIGAAFSAIVKSFVDDIITPLLLNPALEKANVKNIAELSWNGVKYGNFLSSIISFLIVAFVLFMMIKGINRLSRKEEEIPAPAGPTEDQKLLMEIRDLLKSKNNI
- a CDS encoding D-2-hydroxyacid dehydrogenase — translated: MKVLANDGLDQSGIDALTEKGFEVITKKVPQEFLVDYINEHKIRTILVRSATQVRKDIIDNCPSIEIIGRGGVGMDNIDVDYAREKGIHVINTPSASSESVAELVFAHLFSGSRFLQDSNRKMPLVGDTEFAGLKKAYAAGIELRGKTIGIVGMGRIGQEVARIALGLGMRVVAADNNVGKASIKVKFYNNQFINVDIETEPLQEVLKHSDFITLHVPAQKEGFMIGKNEFEIMKNGVAIVNCSRGGVIDETALIEALDSGKVKFAGLDVFINEPTPSKEILNHSKISLTPHTGASTLEAQDRIGLSLAEQISSILQIH